AAAGGGGCTAGCGAGACCCATGGACAGCAAGAGGGTGGGAGAGAAAAGGGGGCAGAGATGCCCTACCCCAGCCACAAGCAATGGCTCGGGGTGAGGGTCTCCAGCCTGTGCCATACAGGTCAGACCAGCTGCTCACAATGGCCCCATCTGGCTTCCCAGGTACCCACTCCAGCACCCCTCAGGTACCCCTCCCATTACATACATCCCCCTCTAGTACCCCTCAAatatcccctccagcacccccccaaaagtatccccctcccccttggcagtgtccttttttGGGACCCTGAAATATGCTAACCCCATCTGCAGCCCCACGAATCAGGGCACAACTGCAATCACACAAATTTGGCCCAGTCAGGGTAGCGGGGCCAAACCTGAGCGACACTGCAGCCCCAGAGGATGCAACACACAGAGcggagagccaagcccagccagcccagaGAAAGACGGGCCTGTGTAGGCCAAGAGAGGAGAGTGTGTGTTGCCTGGGGGAAGTGGATTCAGGTGGCCAACCCCCAGCAGGGACCAATGAGGCTCCTCCCGCTGAGGGCAGTGGTAGCGAGGCGTCTCCAGCCCTGGCTACCCCCAGGGAGCGTCACACGCACACTGACAACTCGCCCCCAAGCTATGCCTAAATCTTGCCAAtcctttctgcagaacagctCTAAGATCTGGCCCTAGTGGGAAGTTTTGAGGGCTTTGTCTGGCTTGGAGCTAGACTGGGTTCTGGTCACTCTCCATTTTCTGTTGCTTTCTGTTTCCACTTGAGTGAGCCAGGAGTAAAACGCAGTGAAGGTGGGAGGGTGCCACAGATCTGCTATCGAGATGCTAAAACAGGACAGCAGTTATCGGTGATTGCATGGCATTTTCTAATACAATCACtatcctccttcctcccagctgTTGATCCACAGCAAAGCAGCTGGGACGTTGAAAAAGGACCTGCCCTTATTAGGGTTCAGAGTTAACATGGCATTGAGCTGGACTGAGGCCAGTTCATGCCTCTTTTGCTGCTGTTGTGTCAGGCTCTCTGAAGACTCAGGCTGAGATTAAATGAGTTGTTCTCTCTGTACTTTAAGAACCCAATCCAAGGAAGTACCAGACAGGAGACCTGCTAACAGAAGGGTTCTTAATAGCAGGGAAAAGTGATGCAGGTTACAGAGCGCTCTAAACAGACTGGGTTTCATGTGGCACTGAGTTCCAAAGATGAAAGATCTGGATCTGAGAACACTTTATCTGAAGAACCCACCCCAAAGACAGCTGCATCTCGGTGCCAGGTAAGCCAACCCCATGTGGCGTTGCTGTGTAGCTGTTTCCCAGCTgccccacctcagaggtggctgcatctcaccACTGGGCGAGCCATCCCTGTGGGGCGTCACTGTGTAGCTGTTCCCCAGCATGGAATAGTTTAATATTTGCTAGCAATTTTCTTTGCACTCTATGGCTGGAGCCTGAATAAATTCTAGGAAGCGTCTCCTTTCTGAGACTAGGTGGCTCTGATGGTGTTTACGTTTCCTGTGTACttgagagacaaggagggtgaggtaagatcttttattggcccaacctCTGCACTTGAGGGCAGCTGTAAAATCTGGTCATAGTAACGAGCAGGTAACGTCTGTGCTATGGTTTGCCCCAAAGTGACACTGAACAGGGATGGCTtgcccagtgctgagatgcagccacctctggggtcgGGCAACTGGGGAACAGCTGGATAATGCTGCTGCATGGGGATGGCTTGCCTGGCGCCGatatgcagccagctctggggcggggcagctggggaacaaggAGTTCAGCTCCAGGGTGGTTGCAAGGCTCAGCTCTTCCCATGGCAGATCCCTGGTGCAAGGGGAACGCTGGCACGACGTGGGCTGCCGGGAGCAGAAGCGTATTTCCTACTGGCAGTGCTTCTCCAAAGCCCCATGTGGGGATCTGGGATGCGAAGATTCCTGCAAAGTTTATGGGGCTCAGAGCAGTAAGAGGCActgtgctgtggggtgggggtgggggctcagcaagGGATGGAGCAGGtactcagtagggggcgctgtgaggCAGGGATTGGGGGGTCAGTGGGGGTCAGTgggactcagcagggggtgctgtgatgcagggagtggggggctcagcgggggcagtgggggctcagcagggggcgctgtgatgcagggagaggagcaggggctcagcagggggcctgtgatgcagggaatggggggctcagcagggggcagtggggactcagcagggggcactgtgatACAGGGAACGGGCTGGGGGGCTCAGAACGAGGTGCTGTATTGCAAGGAGCAGGAGGCTTGATACAGGCGCAATGTAGTAGATGAAAGATTTTGAACGTAAGCTCTAGATTGACACTCGAAGCCCTTTGCTGTGGTTCATGAAtccattttttattattgtttgaaCACTATTGCAAAAATCGGGTTGTGCTGTGATTAACAGTATTGCATTTGTTTTAAGCCATTGTAACACCCAAGATCATTACACTTTCCTCCAGGTGATATACGTACATGAGGCAAATGAAACCCAaactggggtgggagtgggggaaaccCAAGGTCACCACAGCATTGACAATTAGACTTGGATGCAGACATCACCTCTGGTGCGCCATGAACAAAGCTAGGACCCcgatctcggtcggggtctgtgcagcacccagcacaacagggtccCTGAGCTGTGAGGTGCCTGGTGCGACGGGGGGGGGCCCCCGATCTCGGCCAGGGTCTGTGTAGAACATGGCACAATGGGGACCCCCAATCTCGGTTGGGATCTGTGCCATGTTCAGCACAATGGAGTCCCCGATCTCAGAGTCTCTGGATACTATTGtaacattattaataataataataataataacaattaataattaaTGGGCAGTTAAACAAAAATGTTCCTCCCCAGAGCCAGTTGCATTGTGGCATCAGGCAATGCCATTTCTAAATCCATAGGATGCTGGGTAGGAGATCCCACTGGGAAAGGATCATAACCCAAATGAAGGCAAGTGGCTTCCCTCGTGCCCGATTCGACATCTCAGCACCTGGGACCACACAGGAAACAGAGAGAGCTGCCAATTAACAAGTGACAATCTGCCATTGGATGAAACAAACAGACAGAGCCAGAATTCTCTTATGTGGGTCGATAGCTAATAGACGTGGATCTTTCCTTTGTGTCCCTTCCCGTTTTTACCTGCGAAAGTGACTGGAAAGACAACAGTCGGTGAGTTCATGTGGTATCTTTAGCCATGGTGATGGTGCTTTGgtggatcccaaagcactttagaagCTGCACGCACAGGGATCACTGGCttggcgctgagatgcagccacctctggggtgcagTTGCATGGGGACGGCTCGCctggcgctgagatgcagccagctctggggtggggcagctggggaacagctgcacaCAACACAGCACAGGGATAGCACacccggtgctgagatgcagtcacctctgggctGGGTGGCTGGGTACTGAGCTACACAATTTAATACAGGAAGAGGAGGTGACCCTGGTATCCAGATGGAAGCGCAGGGGGGAGCGAGGCAGGCAGAGCGAGGGATTCAGCTAGGACACCAGAACGAACACTTGGATTAAAGACGAAAGTGCCAGAGACACTGCAATGAACGTTgccagcacagcgccccctagtgctgcaCTGGGGCCATCCCCGACTGCCAGGGGACAGCGCCTCTTTTgagcccctgccttgctccctgcagcacagcgccccctagtggcACACTACAGTGGCTGGTGGTGGCAGAGCTGGCCTCTGGGTGGCTTGGCGGTCGGCAGGCAGGGTGGACGGTTTGTCccaagagctgggtggggaggcagattGCAGGAGGGTCAGGTCGCTCTGCGGTGAGACCACACTTCTGAACGCCAGTTACACGGCCTGGGGAGTGACAAAGTGTCCTTGGGTATTTGGGGATTCATCTGCCCCTCGTTTGGCACAACCAGGTGGCACTCGCTTCTGACCCTTGCTTCTGGAAACTGTAGGGAAGAGAGGTATAGTCAGTGAGTGTCTCTACTAAGTCACCCAAATTATTCCCTCCAGCACAATGGCCTCTAGTGTGGCACTGGGGGTCAGCATTGGTGGTGAGGGGAGAGCACCCCTTACTGAGCCCCTTGCCCACTCCCTGCAGCTATGGCACCCCCTAGTGCTGCACTGGGGCATTGGGGCCAGcgctgactgccaggggagagtgccccctgctaAACCCCAACCCCACACCTGCAGCTCAGTGCCCCCGGTGCCACAGTagagtggctggtggaggcacagctgggctctggataGCTTGGTGGTTAGCAGGCAGGGTGGAAGGTCTGTCCCAAGAGCTGGGCGGTAGCTCTGGTTGGGGAGGCCGATTGCAGGAGGATCAGGTCGCCCTGTGGTGAGACAACACATCCGAACACCCCTTGGACTGCCTGGGGAGTGAAAAACGGGGCTCAGGCACTAAGGGACTCACCTTCTCCTCGTCTGACAAAGCCGAGTAGCACTGGGATTTCCCACTCTCCACCGGAACCTGCAGCAGCGAGAGGCATAGTCAGGGCGTGTCTCTGAGTTACCCACATTGGTCCCTGCAGCGCAGCACCCCCTCGTGCTGCACTGGGGTATTGGGGTCAACACTGGTGGTGAGGGGAGAGTGTCCCCTACTGACTTGCTCTGCTCCATGCAGTACAGCGCCTCCTACCACCACACTGGGACATcagggccagcactgactgtcaGGGGAGAACGCCCCTTAATGAGCCCCCCACTCTCTGCAGCTCGATGCCCCCTAGCGCCACACCAGAGTGACTGGTGGAGGAAAAGCTGGGCTCTGGATGGCTTGGTGGTTGGCAGGCAGGGTGGAAGGTTTGTCCCAGGAGCTGGGAGGTAGCTCTGGATGCAGGAGGGTCAGGTCACTCTGCAGTGAAACCAGACATCTGAATATCCCTTAGACTGCCTGGAAAGTGAGAAAGGGGCCTCAGGTGCTTAGCATCTCACCTTCCTCTTCTGTGGCACCAGTGGGTGTCACTGgcttttccccctctccaccaGAATCTGTAGGAGAGAGAGGTATAGTCAGGAAGTGTCTGTGCATCCCCCACGttgttccctgcagcacagcgccccctagcactgcACTGGGGTCAGCCCTGACTGCCAGAggacagcgccccctactgagcctttgctctgctccctgcagtgtggtgccccctagtgccacactggagcagctggtggaggcagagctgggctctggaTAGCTTGGTGGTAGTCCGGcagggtagaatcatagaagttgggattcatagaatatcagggttggaagggacctcaggaggtcatctagtccaaccccctgctcaaaggaggaccaaagAAGGTTTGTCCCAGGTGCTGAGAGGTAtctctgggtggggaggcagattGCAGGAGGGTCAGGTCGCTTTGCAGTGAGGCCACACTTCTGAACACCCCTCAGGCTGCCAGGGCAGTGGAAAAGTGTCATCAGGTGCTTAGGGACTCACCTTCCCCATGTGTGGTACCACCAGTAGTTGGCACTGgcttttccccctctccaccGGAACCTGCAGGAGAGAGAGGCATAGTCAGGGAGTGTCTCTGAGTCACCCACAATCtctcctgcagcacagcaccccctcgTGTCGCAgtggggcattggggtcagcactgacagTGAGGGGAGAGTGCCCACTACTGAGCCCCTGCTCTGCTTCCTACAGTACAGGGCCCTCTACCGCCACATTGGGGCATAAGTGCCAGCACTGCCTGCCAGGGAAGAGCACCCGCTACTGAGtcctctgccctgctccttgcAGCACAGGGTCCCTGAGTGACACACTAGAGTGGCGGGTGGTGGCAGAGCTGAGCTCTGGATGGCTTGGTGCTTGGCAGGCAGGGTAGAAGGCTTGTCCTAGGTGCTGGGAGGtagctctgggtggggaggcagattGCAGGAGGGTCAGGTCGCTTTGCAGTGAGGTCACACTTCTGAACACCCCTCAGGCTGCCAGGGCAGTGGAAAAGTGTCATCAGGTGCTTAGGGACTCACCTTCCCCATGTGTGGTACCACCAGTAGTTGGCACTGgcttttccccctctccaccGGAACCTGCAGGAGAGAGAGGCATAGTAAGGGAGTGTCTCTGAGTCACCCACAATATTTCCTGTAGCACAGTGCCCCCAAGTGTCGCAgtggggcattggggtcagcagTGACAGTGAGGGGAGACCACCCACTTCTGAGTTCCTATCCCAACCCCTACGGCAAAGGGCCTCCTAATACCACTATGGGGCATCAGGGCCAGCCTCGACTGCCATGAGAGAGCAGGTAGCCCCCTGTGCAGCACCCTGTTTTTCCTTTCTGGTCTTCCATCCAAGCATTGACCTAGCCCCAGTCTGCTTAGCATGGGCGCCCAAAGAAATTGAAGTTGCTGTCTGGATCTCCCCTTACTTGGAGTTGGCTTCATTGGGCATCTGTCCTCTTCTAGGACCTCTGGAACTGGCATGGTCTGCTTGGCAAAGTAACCATCCCGAGTGATGTCCAAGATCCATTCCTCGTATGCGCTAACTTCTGTGTACACCCCGGGCTGGCTCTTCCTCCCGCAGCCATTGCGAAAGCTGGAGAGGCCAGTCAGGTACCAGGTGCCCTTCTCATTGCAAATCAGAGGGCCCCCATCATCGCCCTGAAAAGTCAAGAGCAAAGCGACAACTGCATGAACTCCAGAGTGGGTGGGTTCTCAGGGCCTGGTGGACAGTGAATATTCTGGGGCTTCCCCAGGGAGTGGCTACATGAGGAGTTGTCCCAGAAATTCAGTGGAACAGTCCTCCTCCATGAATGACCATGAGCTACCCTAGCGCACAATGGGTCAGAGATTGCACAGTCCATCTCTGCACCCTGGAGAGCTGTGGTGTGCTACATCAATGTCCAACCCAAGGCAGGATGAACTACCCACAGACAATAGGACAGGTCACCCTGGAGGACCAGGACATACTGGATCCATGCCTTACCCACCACTGGATGGCTCAGCCCTGGGCAAAATAGGACACATTAGTATCTTGGACAGCTCCAGAGGAACAAGGGTGCGTGGAAGATCTGCCTGACCCAAAAGCATGTAGCTCAGCAATGGCCAATAGAAAATTTCAGTACCATGGAGAATGCCATAAGCCCCATGTACTGCTGGGTACCTGCCCCACTGAATGCTGGATGGTTCAGCCCCGGAGGATAGGACActtcagcaccatggacagctccAGAGGAGCCAGCATCTAGATTCAAGTGATCAGCACCCTGAAAGTCCAGAGCATCTGATAAGCAAATGGGGCAAGGTGagatgggctgggggggggacagaagGCCTGCCAGAACCAGGCCTTTGGGTGGAAAATGGGGGAATGTCTCCATTGACGGAGCCATGGAGATCAGTCCTTCAGAGCCAGCTGTTGTGGCTGCCCAGGTGTTCTGAAGACCCTGGGGCCATGCTCACCTCACAGCTGGTGCTCTTCTCCTGttgagcagcacaaagcatgttTGGGAGGATGGACACTGCCTCACCAGCAGAGCCGGACTGGTTGTAGGCGCAGTTACAGGCGACAGGTCCCATGAGATCCACCTCCATGCCCTGTAGCGGTTGCGGTGGGGGTGCCCGATCTGTAAAAACACAAAGACATTGTGTTACCAAGCCCTACCACTTATCCTACCCTCTGCACCTTGAGCCAGCCAGTTACCCCTGGGGGCCAGATTGAAGTCGGtgcccctagaggggaaaggcccccgTGTCCCACATACCATTCTCCCGTCCCTTGACCCAGCAGGTGCTGCCGAGCTGAAATTGGTGTGTCTTGTAGGGGACGCAGACAGCCCAGATGTTCTCCCCAAACACCACTGGCTTGGCGAGTGTCAGCAGCGCGATGTCAAATCCTGTGTTCACATTCACGTAGGCTGCGTGGAGGATGAGCTTCTGAAGGCCCCTCTCTTCTTGCCAGCGTggctcttccccctcccgccaTTCACCCAGGAGCACCTTCCAGGCTGTGGGGTTTTGCCGCCTGCAAAACAGCCCCCACAGGGGGTTACTAATctgtcagggcagggagctgggagtcaggagtttGGGGTTCAATCCACGGCACTGGTAAGGGAGTGGGGTCAGAAGGGGATAGGGGTCAGGAcctctgggttctatccctggctctggaaggggagcggggtctagtgctTACAgaagagggggatggggggtcaagactcctgggttctatcgcTGGGAGGGTAGTGGGGTCCAGAGGGGAGCTGGGTAGGGCACACATTACAGACAATCATTCATCTCTGATAGAGACATGGATACCCTGATGTGTGTgacacctctccctccctccccaacccctgctggGTCACCCCCACCTCATGCCCCTCACTTACCCGATGAAGCAGTGAGCGGCCGCCAGCACCGAGCTCTCAGAGATCAGTGCTCCCCCGCAGATGTGCTTCCCCCCATATTGTAGGCTCACGTACCAGGGCCAAGGCCCCCTGGCAGTGACACTCAGCTCAGATCCGTTCAGCTTCCCACAACCTGGAGAGATTAGGAGTCAGTAGCCTATTACCTGCCCCTCACAGCCAAccattccccctccctggggctggatcagaaccAGTTCCCCCtacaggggaaaggccccatgtcccattctccACTGGCTGTACCTCTGCATTTTCCATGGTCACTGCTGAAGGGGGGCGGCGCAGTCTGGACAGCGAAGGAGGCTCCCCCTGTCTGGTTCTGGATCCAGTTGGTGTAGGCAGTGACCTCGGTCAGCAGGATGGGGCTGTGGGGCCGGGCACAGCCCACTGAGAAGCTCAGGATCCCGGCCTGGAACCACGTCCCGTTCTCAGAGCAGGCCACTGGCCCCCCGGAATCACCCTGGGGAGGGATGGGCATGGAGATTCAGGGCTGGGGAGCAAGGTGTGATCCCTTTGCCCTCTCTACCCCCATCCAAACCAGGGGCAGCCCCTCTgttcccctcccacaacccatctgcttccccttctttctctccaaCCCCTTAGCCCAGCCCTCCTGCCTTTCCCCCACCTGGCACCCCCTTTCACTCTCACCTGGCATGGCCCCACGCCCCCACTCTGATACCCAGCACAGATCAGCCCTGGCCCAGCGGGGCTGGCGAGCTCCTTCTGGCGCAGATTATTGTGGATGCAGTTGCAGGTCTCTGCACTGAGCAAGTCCAGCCCCACCTTCTTGAGAGGcttgggaggtgggagggtcACTGCAGTGAGAGAAAGAAGACGGGTTAGTGCCCTGTTGAGAATTAGTGTATtctggaggggggaaagggacagGGGACTAGATGCCTCCATCTTTGCCGGGAGCTCTCCCCTCTTACTCACTGTCCTCCTTCACCCTGCCCCAGCCGGTGGCCCAGCACTGGGACCCAAAGGCGAATTGGTGGTTGGCATAAGGCAAGCAGATGGGGGCCACATCACGGCTGAAAGGGACAGGCTCAGACAATCTCAGCAGGGCTATGTCCAAGCCCTTAGTGAAGTCTTTGTACTTCTCGTGGGTGATGATCTCGGAGACGTTCCGCACTACGCCTGGCAGCGAGCCGCCACTCAGCTGCAGACGCCCCAGTACCACCTTCCAGGAGGATGAGTCCTTGGTCGTGTCCTTCCTGCAGGAAGATAAGGGACTGGGTGTCATTACCGGGCTGGGGAAATGCTTGGTTCTAGACCCTGCTGATATAGGCAATCCGCTCAGTAGGTGATACTGAGTTCTAGACTTGTcctagattgtgtgtgtgtgtacgtacgtacgtagatatgtatgtatgtatgtatgtatgtatgtatgtatgtacgtaCACGTACACATACACGTACacgtatgtgtgtacacacacacgcacgcacgcacgcacagagtgatacaggagggccagggagcagtggtagagtgctagaggggaaacaTATAAGcccaaggctaattaaggcatggttccccGTAGACTAGGGAGGGTGGCTACCGGTTAATTGaggcacctgcagtcaattaaggccttgtcaggaacctaataaaaccccctgcttcaggcagtcagggaaaaggagagaggacTAGAGCTTGGAGGTCTGCTGTGAGACTTGAAAGATCAGAGGACcaaagtaagggagaccctgccccaccagGGGAGGGAGACTCCTTCCCCCAGCATCTAAAGACCAAAGTTACCACaaccaagggggaagagggtaagaacctgcagaggttgagaggggctggggctccccagagcagagtgaggagcaaacccagacccctcccctgcttccctcctttaccaccttcccaggccccaagagcaggggcaagagGTGGCAGCTTAGCCCGCtgccaagaaaagcgcaggacccaccatacTGACATTggccatcttctctctctctctctattgctTCCTGGCTCTTGGTGGTGCACTTGGTTCTAGGTTAATGGATCTTGCTGGTTCTAGATTCCCTGTTCTGAGGTTATTTGTCTCTTGGTGGTATTCATCTTTTTAAGTGCATGGCTGTAGACTCACTCTGGATTGCAGTTCTAGATTAGTGGATTTAGGTTTGTTCTAGATTGTGCCAGCAAACCAGTTCCACATTCATGGTTCTAGACCAGTTCTAGACAGTACATACAACTATACAATTGTGGGTTTAGACTAATTCCAGATGTTGTATACAGCATGAGGTTCTTTGCTCTGGTTTGTAcatattgtttttgtttcttgcctcTATGTTTGTTCTAGATGCTGCATGCAGCTCTAGATTCACTGCTCTTGATGGTACACACCTTTCTAGATTTATGTCTCCATTCTTTCCAGATTGTGCATACATATCTAGATCCTCAACTGTAGTTGGTGCACACAGTTTACGTGCCCAGTTCTAGGCTCATTCTAGATGCTGTGCATGGTTTTAGACTAACTGCTCTGTACTCTGGATCCTGAATACCTATCTAGATGTTGCAGATGCTCTAGATTTCATCTCAGGATGTTGTACTGGAGACCATGCTGGGTTCTAGAACAGCTCTCTGCCTCTGGAGGATATGTGCACTGTTCTAGACTGAGAGTTCTCATGCCCATGGCTCTAGATGAGCAGCCCTGACTCTCAGTGCTAGATGACACACACGTTTCTAGCTACCTTGTTCTAGAGGCCATGCAGGCTTCTATCCCCAAGATTCGAGCCCTGAGGTTCTAGACTCACCCAATGAAGCAGTGAGCAGCTGAAAGAACCCATTTGTCACCAATCAGGGTCCCTCCACACGTGTGCTCCCCGCGGAGCTGCAGGCTGGCCTGCCAGGGCCATTCCCCTCTCAGGGCATTGATCCCACCGATGATCCGGCTAAAGATTCTCTGCTGGCCACAAACTGGTCCTGTAGAAAGTGGGGGAAATAATTATCACTCAATAATCCTATCCCACATGTGGAAGAAAACAGAGGG
This DNA window, taken from Dermochelys coriacea isolate rDerCor1 chromosome 6, rDerCor1.pri.v4, whole genome shotgun sequence, encodes the following:
- the LOC119857006 gene encoding serine protease 53-like, encoding MESLSLRQLLLIGICLQQGAAATGPVCGQQRIFSRIIGGINALRGEWPWQASLQLRGEHTCGGTLIGDKWVLSAAHCFIGKDTTKDSSSWKVVLGRLQLSGGSLPGVVRNVSEIITHEKYKDFTKGLDIALLRLSEPVPFSRDVAPICLPYANHQFAFGSQCWATGWGRVKEDMTLPPPKPLKKVGLDLLSAETCNCIHNNLRQKELASPAGPGLICAGYQSGGVGPCQGDSGGPVACSENGTWFQAGILSFSVGCARPHSPILLTEVTAYTNWIQNQTGGASFAVQTAPPPFSSDHGKCRGCGKLNGSELSVTARGPWPWYVSLQYGGKHICGGALISESSVLAAAHCFIGRQNPTAWKVLLGEWREGEEPRWQEERGLQKLILHAAYVNVNTGFDIALLTLAKPVVFGENIWAVCVPYKTHQFQLGSTCWVKGRENDRAPPPQPLQGMEVDLMGPVACNCAYNQSGSAGEAVSILPNMLCAAQQEKSTSCEGDDGGPLICNEKGTWYLTGLSSFRNGCGRKSQPGVYTEVSAYEEWILDITRDGYFAKQTMPVPEVLEEDRCPMKPTPSSGGEGEKPVPTTGGTTHGEGESLST